DNA sequence from the Oculatellaceae cyanobacterium genome:
TTACTAAAAGCACTTCACGAGAAGATAAGCAAAGACCTAATCCTTTGGTAGGTTCACTAATCTTTTTATTCACAGATTTGTAAAGTCTAGGAATACCAGACTTAATACATTCAACTAAAATGAACTTAGCTTTCAAAATATTTGCTCTTTCTAGCAAATATTTAATTTCATCACCACAAAAGCGACCATCACGATAAATGAGAACTTTTTTTCCGCTAAAAATAGAAGAAGGAAAAAAGCTTTCTAGTGTTCTTTTACCAATCTCTTCACCTTCGGACAGAGCATCTTCTAGACGATAGTTCTTAAACTCACCTTGCTTTCCATAGAACCTTACACTTGCACAGACATTTAAACTGCCAGTTATTTTCTTTTTGGCAACTCTAGAAACATCTAAACCAACAAAATAATCTGCAATTTCTAAAGGTTCAGCTAGTACAAATGGTAAATTTCCTAACTTGGCTAAAATTCCTGGTATAACTTGATTTAAAATATTGCTGTAATTCGTAGTTTTTTTAAGCGTATCTTCGTAAATAAATTGGCTAGCAATTCCCCTTTTGATTAAACGTGAATAAATCCAAGTATAAAAACTGCCTTCATCATTGTTGTCAGCATAACGATCGCTTTCAGGAAGAAAGGTTAAAACAATATCAGTAGGAATTGCTAACAAATCATCAAGTGCTTTCTCTAATTTATCTCTATCTTCAGCAACAGCAGCATTATTGATAGAAACAGGAGTTTTAACGACAATTATGCTTTCAAAACCATATTTTTTGAGACGCTGTTGAATCTCTGCTATTAATCGATCTTTAACGCCGAAATTCCCTACTTTCAACACTGCAATCCTAATACTCCTTGCTGGATCTGTATAATCTTTATGACGTTGATAAACACCTCCTGTAGATAGTCCCTTTAAAACTTCACCTCTTTTGCCAATTACATTTTTGCCAAATGTAATCCTGGTATCTTCTAGACTAAATTGAGGTGATAAAAATAAAGAATTATGAGTACGACTATTGATACTAGCCTCTAGCTTAAATCCATACATACTCATAATATTTACTGCTATTTGTTTAGATGAAAGAAGGCGTTCTTGTCGCTCTTGATAAGAAATTTTAGTATATTTAAGTAACTCTCCATATTCGACATCAAATTTATCAGCATTCTCCGCAGTAATGCAAGGGCGTAAAGCGGCCATTGCATAAGGATATTGCTGAGATTTTTTACCAAATTGAATTACAACTACTGGTTGTTCTGGTTGTTCTTCTGCTGCTTCTATAATCGCCTGTTTACTAATTGCACCAGTAGCTAAATTTAACAACTCTTGTTTACGTTCTCCAATAGTTCCCTCAAGTTTAACAATTGTAGCAGAACTATTTTTTTCTATATCTCGTACTTTTAAACCAACTAAAAGTTCTGTTGGCTTTTGTCGATAAGGATGATTTTGATAAAAATCAGCTAGTGTACCTTTAAAAGTAAAGTTACTGTGAGTTGTTATTGCTAAAGCAGAACATACATTATTTTCAATTTCAAATGTCTCTGCCCAAAATTTAACCTCTCGATTGACTTCGACCACTGGATGGTTAGGTAGAATATTATCTGAAGGAAAACATTTGCTAATCTGCAATGCTCTGACCGCTAATTCAGCTAATACAGAAGCTGTTACACAGGGTTGCCTTACCCATTGAATAGAATAGTTGCGATCGCCAATATCTTTTTTTAATTCGTCTTGAATTTCTCCTAGCCATTTTTTCCACTGTAATTCAGTCGGCATTTTTTGATTAGGTTTACCTAAAACCCAAAAACATTGAGTTTCCCAAATAACAACTACATCAGGAAACTTTTGACTAAAGCGCCAACTAAATCGGTTGCCTACCTCTTTTTCAACTTCTGGAGTCAAGCGAAAGCAGATTAAATTAGGTTCAGAGATATTCAAAGGGAAAATTTCACTCAAGTAAGCTGTAGACGTAGATGTAGCAACAGCAGATTCAACAGTAGCAATAGTCATACGGAAACCTCTTTTGAAATAGAAAATTGGCAAACAGAAGTAAACGGGCAGTAAGTACAAGTGAATCCTGGGTTTGGCGGAAAAATAGAGGCAAAATCAGCAGAATTATTACGGTAACGTCCCAAATCTTCCTGATGTTTTTTAGCTATTATTGCTAGCTCTATCTGAAAAGCTTTTAAGATATCAGGAGTAGCAGTAATTGATTCAGAGATCCTCCCATTTTCCAAGTTGTAGAATGAGGCGATCGCTTTTTGTTGAGGGTAAAGATAGCTAACTGCTAATAGATAAAGATAAGCCTGTCGGCGGTCAAAGTCAGATTTACCTGTCTTGAAGTCCAATATATGCAGCGTTTCATCTGGCTCTTTGAAAAGACAATCAATCGCAGCATAAAATTTAAATTGGTAATTACCATGTTTAATTAGTATAAATTTTGGAAAACCTTCGTCCCCTCTACTTAACTCAATAATATTTTTTTGCAGAAGGATCGGGTTTAATTGATAATTCTTGAGAATCTGGATTACTCGTTCTTGAATTTCGACTGATTCTTGATTGAGTTGCAAAATCTCAGCCACTTTCTCTACAGCATCATTGCGGTACAACATCATAGGGTCTTGATGAAACTCATAAACCCCTCTTTGTGAAATAATTCCAATACGTTGAGGTATATTGTCTTGTTCTAACAAAGCTTTAACTTGGGGTTCTTTCTTACGAGCTTTGGTGAATCCGCGCTTCATATCGCAGTGAAACTGTTCCTGACCAACTGCTGGAGAGAATAAGTTTAAAAGATTGTAACTAGCAAACTGCCAAATTTCCGGCATTGATTTTGGCTCTATAAGATGGAGTAGTAAAATAATTTACTTTCTAATCTAATAATTTCGTAGATAGTTGCATTCACTCTTGCAGATTTTGAAATTTTAGCCTCATTCGCTAGTTCAAAGGTATGTAATGCTTTCAACATTTGTTCAGCAGCCTTTCTCACTTGTGGATTATGGCTCAACTTTTGAACCTCTTCAATTAGAACTGGTAGGGGTCTGCCTATTGAAAAACAAAGTTGATCCGGGTTTGAGAATTGTTTTTTCATAATTTTGCTTTTTGGTAAAAGTCTATAAAGCAATGCTGATAAGG
Encoded proteins:
- a CDS encoding Piwi domain-containing protein, which translates into the protein MTIATVESAVATSTSTAYLSEIFPLNISEPNLICFRLTPEVEKEVGNRFSWRFSQKFPDVVVIWETQCFWVLGKPNQKMPTELQWKKWLGEIQDELKKDIGDRNYSIQWVRQPCVTASVLAELAVRALQISKCFPSDNILPNHPVVEVNREVKFWAETFEIENNVCSALAITTHSNFTFKGTLADFYQNHPYRQKPTELLVGLKVRDIEKNSSATIVKLEGTIGERKQELLNLATGAISKQAIIEAAEEQPEQPVVVIQFGKKSQQYPYAMAALRPCITAENADKFDVEYGELLKYTKISYQERQERLLSSKQIAVNIMSMYGFKLEASINSRTHNSLFLSPQFSLEDTRITFGKNVIGKRGEVLKGLSTGGVYQRHKDYTDPARSIRIAVLKVGNFGVKDRLIAEIQQRLKKYGFESIIVVKTPVSINNAAVAEDRDKLEKALDDLLAIPTDIVLTFLPESDRYADNNDEGSFYTWIYSRLIKRGIASQFIYEDTLKKTTNYSNILNQVIPGILAKLGNLPFVLAEPLEIADYFVGLDVSRVAKKKITGSLNVCASVRFYGKQGEFKNYRLEDALSEGEEIGKRTLESFFPSSIFSGKKVLIYRDGRFCGDEIKYLLERANILKAKFILVECIKSGIPRLYKSVNKKISEPTKGLGLCLSSREVLLVTTQLTTNKSDSDHRGVPLPLRLRVNEQGEQLSINSLVETTLKLTLLHHGALKEPRLPVPLFGADRLAYRRLQGISPGGQEGDRQFWL
- a CDS encoding PD-(D/E)XK nuclease family protein, translating into MPEIWQFASYNLLNLFSPAVGQEQFHCDMKRGFTKARKKEPQVKALLEQDNIPQRIGIISQRGVYEFHQDPMMLYRNDAVEKVAEILQLNQESVEIQERVIQILKNYQLNPILLQKNIIELSRGDEGFPKFILIKHGNYQFKFYAAIDCLFKEPDETLHILDFKTGKSDFDRRQAYLYLLAVSYLYPQQKAIASFYNLENGRISESITATPDILKAFQIELAIIAKKHQEDLGRYRNNSADFASIFPPNPGFTCTYCPFTSVCQFSISKEVSV